A portion of the Anthonomus grandis grandis chromosome 7, icAntGran1.3, whole genome shotgun sequence genome contains these proteins:
- the LOC126738666 gene encoding translation initiation factor IF-2-like, which produces MNERRTKCSSASVGLLMLLLVFTVQLECKKLGGRTWSSRPASRPSTHYRPSPPSRPVSHPSPASLSYPISRPSPSPKSPSGQVSRPIGLGGLPSPSHGLGSGSTNTAQKPIGFEKISPVGSSAGPKGPPSAPNFGFGAGGSSPGKLGFENVKPVGSAATGGHKTGSGHPGTGTGSGHPGTGTGSGHPSTGTGSHGSGSSGGSSSGNAPNYGWNLNQRQGSPGNTKPSAPSEHSVNSKPLGNANSGGHPSAPVGPPTNVKPVGNAPPPGAPYQVHPPPYNPHNPGVPPPSYHPTHNAAGYGAPPAYSGYGPPAYPGYGQHGYPGGYHPQGGAYGYGAAPGGITNVNINNINTNTHYGGGGGFGGGFGGFGGYSYPSYSYTSREVGSGALGFFLGYSLAKLTTPTFHYSAGSYSGYTPRYDHYEVHHYYHNRDSVPPQRTIEPNAIVGCIGDSGTICPAGTTSLCTNNGAILCVASATSTVPCSDVKGANCVQTIVPCVNGTGDCNPGENKTVTIPCISKAEVPGNITYVNNTIITVNTTIINNNFNGTSVNSTSVTNGTTTTELPVTTLLPNVTSDGAARSKREAATHVNEFCVTILALPAERKPSEQEQLVDRSTDIFAKFLVRALGVN; this is translated from the exons TAGGGGGCAGAACATGGAGCAGCCGTCCCGCCTCCCGACCCTCGACCCATTACAGACCATCCCCTCCCAGTCGGCCAGTGAGTCATCCATCGCCAGCCAGTCTCAGCTATCCGATCAGCCGTCCATCACCAAGCCCCAAATCGCCTTCTGGCCAAGTATCCAGACCAATCGGTCTCGGTGGTTTACCATCACCTAGTCACGGACTCGGATCGGGCAGTACCAATACTGCACAAAAGCCAATCGGATTCGAAAAGATTAGTCCGGTAGGCTCTTCCGCCGGACCTAAAGGCCCTCCTTCAGCACCCAACTTCGGCTTCGGTGCGGGTGGATCCAGCCCTGGCAAATTGGGATTTGAAAACGTTAAACCCGTCGGATCTGCGGCAACTGGCGGACACAAGACTGGATCTGGACATCCCGGTACAGGCACTGGATCTGGACATCCCGGTACGGGCACAGGATCCGGACATCCGAGTACAGGAACTGGTTCTCACGGAAGCGGCAGTAGTGGAGGAAGTAGTTCTGGCAACGCGCCTAATTACGGATGGAATCTCAATCAGCGGCAAGGAA GTCCAGGGAACACGAAGCCAAGCGCTCCCTCTGAACACTCGGTAAATAGTAAACCGTTAGGAAACGCTAATTCGGGAGGGCACCCTTCAGCGCCCGTGGGACCTCCTACCAACGTGAAACCTGTTGGGAATGCTCCACCTCCAGGAGCTCCATATCAAG TACATCCTCCACCATATAATCCACACAATCCTGGTGTGCCGCCGCCATCCTACCATCCCACCCACAATGCAGCAGGTTATGGGGCACCACCTGCCTATTCCGGATACGGACCTCCAGCGTATCCAGGATATGGACAACATGGTTATCCCGGAGGATACCATCCTCAAGGAGGAG CCTATGGTTATGGCGCTGCTCCGGGTGGCATCACGAACGTGAACATTAACAACATCAACACCAACACTCACTATGGAGGAGGAGGAGGATTTGGAGGCGGGTTCGGAGGGTTCGGTGGTTACTCTTACCCCAGTTACTCTTACACCTCCAGGGAAGTCGGGAGTGGAGCTTTGGGATTCTTTTTGGGGTATTCTTTGGCTAAATTGACCACTCCAACGTTTCACTATAGCGCGGGATCTTATAGCGGTTATACGCCCAG ATACGATCACTACGAAGTCCACCACTACTACCACAACCGCGACTCGGTGCCACCCCAAAGAACCATCGAACCCAACGCGATCGTCGGCTGTATCGGCGACAGTGGCACCATCTGTCCCGCAGGTACCACTTCCTTATGCACCAACAACGGCGCCATCTTGTGCGTGGCCAGCGCCACCTCGACAGTGCCATGCAGTGACGTCAAAGGAGCCAATTGCGTCCAAACCATCGTGCCATGCGTCAACGGTACCGGTGACTGTAATCCGGGCGAAAATAAAACCGTCACGATACCGTGTATATCGAAAGCGGAGGTCCCGGGGAATATCACTTATGTGAACAACACGATTATCACGGTGAATACCAcgattataaataataattttaatgggACCAGTGTGAATAGTACGTCGGTGACCAATGGTACTACTACTACGGAGTTACCTGTCACGACATTGTTGCCGAACGTTACGTCTGATGGTGCAGCGAGGTCGAAACGTGAGGCGGCCACTCACGTGAATGAGTTTTGCGTTACTATATTGGCGTTGCCTGCTGAACGGAAACCTTCGGAGCAGGAACAGTTGGTGGATAGGAGTACGGATATTTTTGCTAAGTTTTTAGTTAGGGCACTAGGGGTTAATTGA